The window TCAGAACATTTCCAGCCGGCATGTCTGGGTGATCGATCCGATCGACGGCACGCGCGCCTTCATCTCCGGCCTGCCGGTCTGGGGAACGCTGGTCGGCTTGACGGTCGATGGCGATGCGGTGGCCGGCATGATGTCGCAACCGTTCACCGGCGAGCTGTTCTATGCCAACGCCTCGGGTTCGCACTACGAAGGGCCGGGCGGCCCGCGCAGGCTCGCAACCCGCAAGACGACCGAGCTTTCGCAGGCGACGCTGTTCACCACCACGCCGGCATTGTTCAAGGACCGGGCGCGTGATCGATTTGACGCATTCGAGACGCAGGTGCAACTCGTCCGCTACGGCGCCGATTGTTATGCCTTCGCGATGATCGCTTCAGGCAGTGTCGACATCGTCGCCGACCCCGGACTGAAACCCTACGACATCGTGGCGCTGATCCCGATCATCGAGAAAGCCGGCGGCGTCATCACCACCTTCGATGGCGGACCGGCAGAGAGGGGTGGCGACATATTGGCCGCGGCGACACCTGAATTGCATGCCGCTGCGATGGCGGCACTGCGCGGCTGAGCATCCCCTGCCGATGTGCGCCTTTGATTTTAAGCATGTCTTTGTCCCGAAAACGCTGCACACTTTCGGGAGACATGCTCTAGACTCTGCCGCAGGATCACGCTCTCTGGAGACGCAGGCCCCACAAAATCAGCGCGAAAGAGATGAGACCGGTCGGCGCGGATGAATATCCTACGCCTTTGATCACGCCCTCCTGAAAGGCGTTCCCATGGGCGCCTGCCGCCGCCAGCGGCATTGTCTCGTTGCCGGCGCCCCAGATGCTGGCCAGCACATAAGCGGCCAGGATAGCCACATCAGAATAGATCAGCAGCCAGAACGCAACCCTCGACAGCACGGCGCCAAGGTTGAGCCTGGGCCATACAAGACCCAGCGCCAGCAGGAGGACACTTTGCAGGGCGCTGAGCGTGTGCACGGACAGCCCGAGCCGCGGTGCGGCAAGGTACGGGATCGCAAACCCCTCGATCGACGAAAAAAGCAGCAGGGCAACGCCGATCTGCAGGAGGCGATGGCCCTGGCGGGCCAACATGCTCGATGCGTTCATGCGCGCTTCTCCAGATCCCTTTAGATCGGCACAAGCCCCTTCGGACCGTAACCTAGCGCTCGGCAGCTGAAACGGAATGAGGGGACACGAACCGGGATTGTTTGCCAGCACCTGCGAGGCATGTTCGCCCGCCTTGCGCGAAGCCTCGCTTAAGCTACGTCGCCGGTGCCGGGAATGAAGGCGTCGAAGGCGGCGAGAAGCTGTTCGCGATAAAAGTCTTTCTCCTGCAGGATCTCGTGACGCGCGCCGTCGATCATCAGCAGCGAGCCGACGCGCAGCCGCCTGGCATAGGCTTCCACCGCCTTGGTCGAGACGACCTGATCGGCGCCGGCGGCGACAATCAGCGTCGGCACCTGGATTCTCGCCATGAAATCGGGATTGCTAATGGCCCCTGAGGCCGCGGCGGCGGCTCTCAGCCAGCGGATGGTCGGGCCGCCGAGTGCCAGCTGCGGCCAGGCCTCGTAGATGCCGATGTTGCGCCGATAGCGGTCGGGGTCGGACGTCACCTTGTTTTGCTCGAAAGGCAGCGGCGCTTTCGGCCGTGGGCCCCAGGCAGCGTATAGCCGGCCAAGGCCGAGCGCGCAGAACACCGAGCAGACGCGGCGGACGGCGGTTATCGAAAACGGCAGGTCCGGCAAGGTGAGGAATGGCGCGATCAGCACCATGCGCCGCACCCGGTTGATCATGGACGGCGAGGCAAGCAGCGCGATCACCGCTCCCGTCGAATGGGCGAGGATATAGTAAGGCCCTCGGCAATCGGGCAGCACGATCTCCTCGAAGAATTGCTCGAGGTCGTTCGTGTAGTCGCGGAAGCTGCGGACATAGCCGCGCTGCGGATCGCGGATGAGGCGGCTGGAGCCACCCTGGCCACGCCAGTCGAGAATGGCGACGGCGAAGCCGCGGTCGGAGAGATTGCGGATGGTCTCGAAATATTTCTCGATGCACTCGTTGCGGCCGGCCAGCAGCACCACCGTGCCTTGCAGCGGCCGGGCAACGGCGGCGAAGACGCCATAGCGGATCTTCTTGCCGTCGCGGGTGGCGAAAAAACCGCCGGTCGCGATCTCCGGCGGTGGATTGCCTTCGGTCTGGTGGAAAAGGTCCGTCATTCGGCGCTTCGTTGTTGTTCTTCACCCGGGCGGCAAAGCGTCGGCATGGTGATAAACGGCCATGCGGCAAAAGCAAAGGCGTTGCGGAATTGCCAGACGAGCCTGAAACGGGGAAGGCCGGAAATGCTTGCGGCGCACTTCCGGCCTCGTCGATCCGGGAGGAAGGGACGTTGACACCCGGTTCGGCCTCGTGGCGGCGCCAATCATGGGCGCCGCTTATCGGTTATCTTGGCCGGAGCCTAGCGGCGCCAGGCTGAACGGATGCCGAAGCGATGGTTCATCTGCCGTTCATCGAACGGGCAAATTGCCAAGGATTTTCAGCCCGCGGAAAACCTTGAAATGGCTTTGACTGCTTCCCAAATGAACATTGCGGCCGCCAATCATGGGGTCGCTGGCCCATCCGGAACGCCTTCAAGGGTTTCGTGCCGGTCAAACGCAAACCATGTTGCTCAACAGGAGAACACACCATGCGTCATGTTGATTTTTCCCCGCTTTATCGTTCGACCGTCGGCTTCGACCGGCTGTTCACCATGCTCGACTCGCTCGCCCAGCCCGACGGCGCGCAGACCTATCCGCCCTATAACATCGAGCGCACCGGCGAGAACGCCTATCGCATCTCGATGGCGGTTGCCGGCTTCTCGGAAGACGAGATCTCGATCGAGGCGCACCGCAACGTGCTGACCGTCAAGGGCGAGCGCAAGGAAGAGGGCAACGGCGAGGGTTCGGAGCTGCTCTATCGCGGCATCGCCTCGCGCGCCTTCGAGCGCCGCTTCCAGCTCGCCGACCATGTCGAGGTCGAGGGCGCCACGCTGAAGAACGGCCTGCTCTTCGTCGACCTCAAGCGCAACATCCCCGAGGAGCTGAAGCCGCGCAAGATCGCGATCACCGCGTCCTCGGACAAGGCCAAGCAGATCGAGGCCAAGAACGCCGCGTAATCCGCGCGTTCGCTGCGCAATACCAGTCTCCTCCCGAGACGAAAGCGGCGCCGCAAGGCGCCGCTTTTTTTACGTTCGGCTGGTGGATTCCAGTGCAAGCACGGCTTGCACATTCTCGCGGTGGACGGCCTCGTATGGCGCGAAATAATTGATCGTCCCTGATGCGAACGCTTCCGCGGCGAACAATTTGAGATCCTGTGCCACGAGGCCCGGCTCATTTGGGCAGCGAGGCAGTTTTTCGACATAGGCCTGCGTTGCCGTGATGAAACCGCGCCCGTAGCCGCCGGCTTCAATCATTTCAAGTGAACCGTGATTGGGCAGGATTCGGTCGAATGTCCATCCGGCCATGCGTTCGAGGTCGCGCAGATGCTCGGCCAGGCGATCCGGCTCGGCGACGTAGGTGACCGGATCTTCAAGCGTATCGCCGGCAAAAAGCAGGCCGGCGCCGGGCATGATCAGCACGGTACCATCATGGCTGTGGATTTCGACATGCTGAAGCTCGACCGGGATCGATCCCACGGTCAAATGCAGGCTGCCGTCAAAAATCCTGTTTGGGAGGACGAGCGGCCTGATCGGCGGGTTCTCGTTCTCCAGTTTGACACGGTTCTTCGAAAGCGCCGCCGCGGTCAGGCGATTTGCGATGATCTCGCAGTCCTGGAATACTTCATTGCCGGCAACATGATCGTCGTGCCAATGGCTGAGCACGACTTGAATTGAGGTGACGCGAAGCTCCTCAAGGGTTCGCCGGATGATACGGGCATGCGGCAGCGAGACATGCGTGTCGTAGACGAGCGCCTGATAGCCGTCGACGATCGCATAGGTGCAAATGCCGAGCGCATAGGCGCCATCGTCCAGCCAATTCGGGCCATCGGACCAGGCGCGGGCGCCATCGACGCGGCCATCATAGAAGGCAAGCACATTTGGCGCCGGGCGCACCAGCCGCATGGTCGAGCCGAGGGGCGGCTTCGTCATCTGTTTGCAGGCGCTGTCGAGGCGAGCAGCCCGCCGAGACGATCTATCTCTTCCGTCGTCGTGGCGAAGCTGGTGACAAAGCGGTAGAGCAACTCATCCTCGCCGATGTGGCCGTCAAAGCCACGCGGCCTGTGCCAGTCGTAAAAAGCGGCGCCGGCAGCCTGTAACCTGTCTGCTTCAGCTTTCTTCATCACCGCGAAGACTTCATTGGCCTGCGGCAGCCAGGCCAGCCGCGCCGTGTCGGAATCCTCAAGCATCGCGGCGAGGCGCGCGGCCATTGCGTTGGCGTGGCGGGCGGTGTCGAGCCACAGGCCGTCCCTGAAATAGGCCTCGAACTGGGCAGCGATGAAACGCGACTTGGAGAGCAGCTGGGCGGCGCGCTTGCGCAAAAAGGCGAGTTCGTTGGCGCGGTCGAGATCGAACAGCACGATCGCCTCGGCGCACCAGCAGCCATTCTTGGTGCCGCCGAAGGAGAGAATATCGACACCGCGCTTCCAGGTCATTTCGGCGGGCGTGGTGCCGAGCGCCACCAAGGCGTTGGCGAAGCGCGCGCCGTCCATATGCAGCGGTATCTTGTAACGCCTCGCGATCGCCGAAATCGCCGCGATGTCATCGAGCCCGTAGACGGTGCCGACCTCTGTCGACTGGGTGATCGAGACAGCCATTGGCCGACCCCAATGGACAATCTCGGAGGCGAAGCGGCCCACGGCCCTTTCCAGATTGCGCGGGTCGATCCTGCCCAGCGCGCCGTCGACAGGGTTCAGCCGCGAGCCGCCGGAGAAATATTCCGGCGCGCCGCATTCATCCTCGATGACGTGCGATTCGCGATGACTGAAGGAAATGCCGCCGGGCTTATTGTAGGCAGTCAGCGACAGCGAGTTGGCTGCGGTACCGGTGGCGACAAAGAACACCGCGACCTCGCGCTCGAAGATTTCGCTGAAGCGCTTGCAGACGGCCTGGTCGAGGGCGCCGTCGCCATAGGCTGTCGAGAAGCCGCCGGCATGGGCAGACAGGCTGGCCGCGATATCGGGATGGACGCCTGCCCAATTGTCGGAAGCAAAGAACATCGAGAGGTCCATGTCTGATCTTGCGGTAACGGGCGCGACTTGACCGCTTTGGCCTGCCAAGTGCAAGACCAATGATCCGAAAATCGCTGAAGCCAGCATGCGGCCGAAAAATGGCCGGGACTGAAGCTTGCGTCCTGCGGGTTTCTCACGAAATTTTGTGTCGTGGCTGGGCCAAGATTTTTGTGAATCGGTCTTGTGTGATTTCCTAATTTCTGCCATAAAAAATTTAGGACAGTAGTGCTGTCTTATTTTGTCGCGCAAAACAGGCCGAGCTGGCGTATCATCATGCCATTCCAGCCATTGTCGCGAGCGACGGGTAGACGACTCGGCTCTGGCCTGTACGATACCGGATGCGAACCGGGCGGATACCGCAGGGTTCGGCAAGGATTTCGCAAGACGTGCAGCAAGGTGAAGGGGAAGCAACGCGCTTCCCAAGGCAAACCGGCGACCAGGCAGAACCCAGGCGCCGCGGAACGGAGGACAGGACGATGACGGAACTGACGCCATCTGCGATCAACGGCCGGGCCGCGCAGACGAAAGCGGCAGCCGTTAAAAATCCGACTCGCACCGCCACCGGCATGACCGCCCAGGGCCTCTACGATCCGCGCAACGAGCACGATGCCTGCGGCGTCGGCTTCATCGTCAACATGAAGGGGGTGAAGTCGCACCAGATCGTCATGGACGGCCTGGCGGTGCTTGAAAACCTCACCCATCGCGGCGCCGTCGGCGCCGATCCGCTGGTCGGCGACGGCGCCGGCGTGCTGGTGCAGATCCCGGACCAGTTCTTCCGCGAGGAGATGGCGGCCAAGGGCGTCGAACTGCCGCCTGCCGGCCAATACGGCGTCGGCCACTGGTTCATGCCGCAGGACGCAGCGTTTCGCGCCCATGTCGAGGAGATCATTGCCGAATCGGCGCAGTCCGAAGGGTTGCCGCTGCTCGGCTTCCGCGACGTTCCCGTCGATAATTCGTCGCTGTCCAAGGCGCCGGAGATCGCGGCGTCCGAGCCGTTCCACCGGCAGGTCTTCATCGGCCGCACCGCCGACATTCCCGACGACGAAGAGTATGAGGCGAGACTCTATCTGCTGCGCAAGGTGATTTCCGGCCGCATCTACGCCGAGAACGACAACAAGGACATCGGCGCCTATTGCGTGTCGCTGTCGGCGCGCACCATCGTCTACAAGGGGATGTTCCTGGCCTACCAGGTCGGCGCCTACTACAAGGACCTGACCGATCCGCGCTTCGAGACCGCGCTGATCCTCGTCCACCAGCGTTTTTCCACCAACACCTTCCCGTCGTGGAAGCTGGCGCATCCCTATCGCATGGTCGCGCACAACGGCGAGATCAACACGGTGCGCGGCAACAACAACTGGATGGCGGCGCGCCAGGCCTCGGTCGATTCCGAATTGTTCGGCAACAACATCTCGAAGCTGTGGCCGATCTCCTATGACGGCCAGTCCGACACGGCGTGCTTCGACAACGCGCTCGAATTCCTGTTCCAGGGCGGCTATTCGCTCAGCCATGCCATGATGATGCTGATCCCGGAAGCCTGGGCCGGCAACAAGCTCATGGATGCCGATCGCAAGGCCTTCTACGAGTACCATGCGGCACTTATGGAACCGTGGGATGGACCGGCCGCGGTGGTCTTTACCGACGGGCGCCAGATCGGTGCCACGCTCGACCGCAACGGCTTGCGTCCGGCGCGCTACATCGTCACCGACGACGACCGCGTCATCATGGCCTCGGAGGCCGGCGTGCTGCCGGTGCCGGAGGAGAGGATCGTCCAGAAGTGGCGGCTGCAGCCTGGCCGCATGCTGTTGATCGACCTCGCCAAGGGCCGCATCATTTCCGACGAGGAGATCAAGTCGGAGATCGCGCACAAGCACCCCTACAAGACCTGGCTCGCCAACACGCAGCTCATCCTCGAAGATTTGAAGCCGGTTGAGCCGCGCGCGCTGCGCAAGGACGTCAGCCTGCTCGACCGCCAGCAGGCCTTCGGCTACACGCAGGAAGACACCAAGCTTCTGATGGCGCCGATGGCCACGACCGGCCAGGAAGCGGTGGGCTCGATGGGCACCGACACGCCGATCTCGGCGATGTCGGACAAGTCGAAGCTGCTCTACACCTATTTCAAGCAGAACTTCGCCCAGGTCACCAATCCGCCGATCGATCCGATCCGCGAGGAACTGGTGATGAGCCTGGTGTCGTTCATCGGCCCGCGGCCGAACATCTTCGACCTTGTCGGCACATCGCGCCGCAAGCGGCTCGAAGTGCGCCAGCCGATCCTGACCAATGGCGACCTTGAGAAGATCCGCTCCATCGGCCACACCGAGGACCGCTTCGACACCAAGACGATCGACATCACCTATGCCTCGAACGAAGGGGCGGGCGGCCTGCCGGGCGCCATCGACCGGCTCTGCGAACGGGCCGAGGCGGCGGTTGCCGGCGGCTACAACATCATCATCCTGTCCGATCGCCAGGTCGGGCCGGACCGCATCGCGATACCGGCACTTCTGGCGACGGCGGCCGTGCACCATCACCTGATCCGCAAGGGGCTGCGCACCGCGGTCGGGCTGGTCGTGGAATCAGGCGAGCCGCGCGAGGTGCATCATTTCTGCTGCCTGGCCGGCTACGGCGCCGAAGCGATCAACCCCTATCTCGCTTTCGACACGCTGCTCGACATGCACAAGCGCGGCGAACTGCCGGAAGAGGTCGACGAATACGAAGTCGTCTCCCGCTACATCAAGTCGATCGGCAAGGGCATCCTCAAGGTGATGTCCAAGATGGGCATCTCTACCTACCAATCCTATTGCGGCGCGCAGATCTTCGACGCCATCGGGCTGAAGTCTGATGTCGTGCAGAAGTATTTCACCGGCACCGCGACGCTGATCGAAGGCGTCGGGCTGGACGAGATTGCGGCCGAGACGCTGAGCCGCCACACCGATGCCTTCGGCAACGATCCGGTGCTGCGCAACAATCTGGAAGTCGGCGGCGAATATCTGTTCCGCATGCGCGGGGAAGCGCATATGTGGTCGCCCGACGCGGTCGCCACCTTGCAGCACGCCGTGCGCCAGGGCTCGTGGGACACGTTCAAGGAGTATTCGGCGCAGATCGACAGCGAGACCGCACGCGCCCAGACCATCCGCGGCCTGTTCAAGATCAAGCTGGCGGACGAAACCGGCCGCAAGAAGGTGGCGCTCGACGAGGTCATGCCGGCGGCCGAGATCGTCAAGCGCTTCTCGACCGGGGCGATGTCGTTCGGCTCGATCTCGCGGGAAGCGCACACCACGCTGGCGCGCGCCATGAACCAGATCGGCGGCAAGTCGAACACCGGCGAGGGCGGCGAAGAGGCCGACCGCTATCTGCCGCTGCCCGGCGGCGGCAAGAACCCGGAACGCTCGGCGATCAAGCAGGTCGCGTCGGGCCGGTTCGGCGTGACGGCCGAGTACCTCGTCAATTCCGACGTCATGCAGATCAAGGTGGCGCAGGGCGCCAAGCCCGGCGAGGGCGGCCAGTTGCCCGGCCACAAGGTCGACGCGACCATCGCCAAGGTCAGGCACTCGACGCCCGGTGTCGGTCTGATCTCGCCGCCGCCGCATCACGACATCTACTCGATCGAGGATCTGGCGCAGCTGATCTACGATCTGAAGAACGTCAACCCGGCGGCTGACGTCTCGGTCAAGCTGGTGTCTGAGGTCGGCGTCGGCACGGTCGCGGCGGGCGTCGCCAAGGCGCGCGCCGACCACATCACCATCTCCGGCTATGACGGCGGCACCGGCGCCTCGCCGCTGACCTCGCTCAAGCATGCCGGCAGCCCATGGGAAATGGGCCTTGCCGAGACGCATCAGACGCTGGTGCTCAACGGCTTGCGCTCACGCGTTGCGCTGCAGGTCGACGGCGGCCTGCGCACGGGGCGCGACGTCATCATCGGCGCGCTGCTCGGCGCCGACGAGTTCGGCTTCTCAACCGCGCCGCTGATCGCGGCCGGCTGCATCATGATGCGCAAGTGCCACTTGAATACCTGCCCGGTCGGCGTGGCGACGCAGGATCCGGTGCTGCGCAAGCGATTCAAGGGCACGCCCGAGCACGTCATCAACTTCTTCTTCTACGTGGCGGAAGAGGTGCGCGCGCTGCTTGCCGACATGGGCTTCACCCATCTCGACCAGATCATCGGCGACACCGACCTGCTGGAAAAGCGTGACGTGATCCAGCACTGGAAGGCGCGCGGGCTCGATTTTTCGAAGATGTTCTTCAAGCCCGATGCACCGCACGAGGCCGTGCACTGGACCGAACGGCAGAAGCATCCGATCGACGACGTGCTCGACCGCAAGCTGATCGAACTGGCGAAGCCGGCGCTGGAAACCAAGCAGCCGGTGACGATCGAGCTGCCGATCCGCAATGTCGATCGTTCGGCAGGCGCGATGCTGTCAGGCGAAGTGGCCAGGCGTTTCAGGCACAAGGGCCTGCGGGAGGACACGATCCAGGTGAAGCTGACCGGCACCGCCGGCCAGTCCTTCGGCGCCTTCCTGGCGCGCGGCGTCTCGTTCGATCTCATTGGCGCCGGCAACGACTATGTCGGCAAGGGCCTGTCGGGCGGCCGCATCGTCATCCGTCCGCCAGAAGAAGCGAAGATTGTCGCGGCCGACTCCATCATCGTCGGCAACACCGTGCTCTATGGCGCGACCGAAGGTGAGGCCTATTTCGCCGGCGTCGCCGGCGAGCGGTTCGCGGTGCGCAATTCGGGCGTGGCG is drawn from Mesorhizobium sp. B1-1-8 and contains these coding sequences:
- the hisN gene encoding histidinol-phosphatase — encoded protein: MDISIDFMRRIAHAAAAETLPRFRSQGAVANKLVESFDPVTEADREAERAIRALISAHYPDHGILGEEHGSQNISSRHVWVIDPIDGTRAFISGLPVWGTLVGLTVDGDAVAGMMSQPFTGELFYANASGSHYEGPGGPRRLATRKTTELSQATLFTTTPALFKDRARDRFDAFETQVQLVRYGADCYAFAMIASGSVDIVADPGLKPYDIVALIPIIEKAGGVITTFDGGPAERGGDILAAATPELHAAAMAALRG
- a CDS encoding alpha/beta fold hydrolase, whose product is MTDLFHQTEGNPPPEIATGGFFATRDGKKIRYGVFAAVARPLQGTVVLLAGRNECIEKYFETIRNLSDRGFAVAILDWRGQGGSSRLIRDPQRGYVRSFRDYTNDLEQFFEEIVLPDCRGPYYILAHSTGAVIALLASPSMINRVRRMVLIAPFLTLPDLPFSITAVRRVCSVFCALGLGRLYAAWGPRPKAPLPFEQNKVTSDPDRYRRNIGIYEAWPQLALGGPTIRWLRAAAAASGAISNPDFMARIQVPTLIVAAGADQVVSTKAVEAYARRLRVGSLLMIDGARHEILQEKDFYREQLLAAFDAFIPGTGDVA
- a CDS encoding Hsp20 family protein; protein product: MRHVDFSPLYRSTVGFDRLFTMLDSLAQPDGAQTYPPYNIERTGENAYRISMAVAGFSEDEISIEAHRNVLTVKGERKEEGNGEGSELLYRGIASRAFERRFQLADHVEVEGATLKNGLLFVDLKRNIPEELKPRKIAITASSDKAKQIEAKNAA
- a CDS encoding MBL fold metallo-hydrolase gives rise to the protein MTKPPLGSTMRLVRPAPNVLAFYDGRVDGARAWSDGPNWLDDGAYALGICTYAIVDGYQALVYDTHVSLPHARIIRRTLEELRVTSIQVVLSHWHDDHVAGNEVFQDCEIIANRLTAAALSKNRVKLENENPPIRPLVLPNRIFDGSLHLTVGSIPVELQHVEIHSHDGTVLIMPGAGLLFAGDTLEDPVTYVAEPDRLAEHLRDLERMAGWTFDRILPNHGSLEMIEAGGYGRGFITATQAYVEKLPRCPNEPGLVAQDLKLFAAEAFASGTINYFAPYEAVHRENVQAVLALESTSRT
- a CDS encoding threonine aldolase family protein gives rise to the protein MFFASDNWAGVHPDIAASLSAHAGGFSTAYGDGALDQAVCKRFSEIFEREVAVFFVATGTAANSLSLTAYNKPGGISFSHRESHVIEDECGAPEYFSGGSRLNPVDGALGRIDPRNLERAVGRFASEIVHWGRPMAVSITQSTEVGTVYGLDDIAAISAIARRYKIPLHMDGARFANALVALGTTPAEMTWKRGVDILSFGGTKNGCWCAEAIVLFDLDRANELAFLRKRAAQLLSKSRFIAAQFEAYFRDGLWLDTARHANAMAARLAAMLEDSDTARLAWLPQANEVFAVMKKAEADRLQAAGAAFYDWHRPRGFDGHIGEDELLYRFVTSFATTTEEIDRLGGLLASTAPANR
- the gltB gene encoding glutamate synthase large subunit, yielding MTELTPSAINGRAAQTKAAAVKNPTRTATGMTAQGLYDPRNEHDACGVGFIVNMKGVKSHQIVMDGLAVLENLTHRGAVGADPLVGDGAGVLVQIPDQFFREEMAAKGVELPPAGQYGVGHWFMPQDAAFRAHVEEIIAESAQSEGLPLLGFRDVPVDNSSLSKAPEIAASEPFHRQVFIGRTADIPDDEEYEARLYLLRKVISGRIYAENDNKDIGAYCVSLSARTIVYKGMFLAYQVGAYYKDLTDPRFETALILVHQRFSTNTFPSWKLAHPYRMVAHNGEINTVRGNNNWMAARQASVDSELFGNNISKLWPISYDGQSDTACFDNALEFLFQGGYSLSHAMMMLIPEAWAGNKLMDADRKAFYEYHAALMEPWDGPAAVVFTDGRQIGATLDRNGLRPARYIVTDDDRVIMASEAGVLPVPEERIVQKWRLQPGRMLLIDLAKGRIISDEEIKSEIAHKHPYKTWLANTQLILEDLKPVEPRALRKDVSLLDRQQAFGYTQEDTKLLMAPMATTGQEAVGSMGTDTPISAMSDKSKLLYTYFKQNFAQVTNPPIDPIREELVMSLVSFIGPRPNIFDLVGTSRRKRLEVRQPILTNGDLEKIRSIGHTEDRFDTKTIDITYASNEGAGGLPGAIDRLCERAEAAVAGGYNIIILSDRQVGPDRIAIPALLATAAVHHHLIRKGLRTAVGLVVESGEPREVHHFCCLAGYGAEAINPYLAFDTLLDMHKRGELPEEVDEYEVVSRYIKSIGKGILKVMSKMGISTYQSYCGAQIFDAIGLKSDVVQKYFTGTATLIEGVGLDEIAAETLSRHTDAFGNDPVLRNNLEVGGEYLFRMRGEAHMWSPDAVATLQHAVRQGSWDTFKEYSAQIDSETARAQTIRGLFKIKLADETGRKKVALDEVMPAAEIVKRFSTGAMSFGSISREAHTTLARAMNQIGGKSNTGEGGEEADRYLPLPGGGKNPERSAIKQVASGRFGVTAEYLVNSDVMQIKVAQGAKPGEGGQLPGHKVDATIAKVRHSTPGVGLISPPPHHDIYSIEDLAQLIYDLKNVNPAADVSVKLVSEVGVGTVAAGVAKARADHITISGYDGGTGASPLTSLKHAGSPWEMGLAETHQTLVLNGLRSRVALQVDGGLRTGRDVIIGALLGADEFGFSTAPLIAAGCIMMRKCHLNTCPVGVATQDPVLRKRFKGTPEHVINFFFYVAEEVRALLADMGFTHLDQIIGDTDLLEKRDVIQHWKARGLDFSKMFFKPDAPHEAVHWTERQKHPIDDVLDRKLIELAKPALETKQPVTIELPIRNVDRSAGAMLSGEVARRFRHKGLREDTIQVKLTGTAGQSFGAFLARGVSFDLIGAGNDYVGKGLSGGRIVIRPPEEAKIVAADSIIVGNTVLYGATEGEAYFAGVAGERFAVRNSGVAAVVEGVGDHGCEYMTGGIVVVLGKTGRNFAAGMSGGVAYVLDEAGDFAERCNMAMVELEPVPEEDDLMEKLLHHGGDLDHKGRVDVSGDMTSHDEERLYQLISNHVHYTGSVRGREILDNWQSFRPKFRKIMPVEYRRALIEMERMRMSVAAE